The window attcctaactctgtctcctctcttgggTGTCCAGGCAGAAAGCCAGAACCCAGAAGAGGGCCTTCCCTGGCTGGGCTGAGCAGACGGGAGctgtgggaggtggaggaggagaaccggaggctgcaggaggagaTCCTCCTGGCACAGctaaggaggagcaggaggcccaCAAGAGGACTCTCTGACCATCATCTGTCAGCCATGAAGATGGACCTGGACCTGCTGAAGCACGAGATGGAGATTCAGAAAATGAGGAGGCAGATGCTCACCAGCAAGACGCCTGGGTCACCCCTGCGTTTCCCCCCTCTGGTACTGGTCTATAGCTAACCCTGCTCTATGGTACTGGTACTGGTCCATAGCTAATCCTGCTCTTCTGGTACTGGTCTGTGTCCTCAGGTCCAGGTGAGGTCAGAGACTCCAGCTCTACAGCATCTGTCTCTGGAGGCTTCTGAAGATCTGGACCCTGCTCCCTATGACCCTATGTTAGTCtcacccctcgctctctctctctctctctctctctctctctctctctctctctctctctctctctctctctctctctcgccctccatcATGAACAAGAGAAATATGGATGTTTTTAGAAACGTCAtgcaaagaaaataaaagatgcATTAAAGTTACAGTAAATCTATGGAGTAAAGACAATAGGCATAGTATGTAGTTGATTGCTCAAAGAAAGCGCAACTGGAGAAAGTTACAGGTGCACACTGAACATGAGCCAGTGGTAGAGGGAGATATATTTTATTACTCCCATCCAATATTTAGAATTTTTTTGAGTGATAAGGGGAATGCTGTGGCAAGGTCAGAGATAACTGCAGGCTCAGATAGGAGTGTatgtgggagggggggcacacatCCTGTTGTTGTGATTATTGAAAGTGATTATATAATTATAAAAGTGGAAGTTAGTTAGCAGTTGTGAACCTGTTAGCCCTTGTTGTCAAATGCATTGGGAAGAAGCCTTGGTCTATTTAAAGTGTATTAGTAAGCTGCACTCACCCATTTGAACATATATAGAGGACCCTTATTATGGGATATGTATATCTAttctgtatatatatgtatatatatttaatatatattaaacgTGTGAGCTGTTCTCATCCCCTCACTGCTGTGTGTCCCCAGGGCGGGGCTGGTGGTATTCTATGACTGTGTGCTGGGACTCTCTCCAGACTTTAGGGTGTGCAGGCTGGAGGTAAGCCTGTCCAGTGGAGACCAGGAGCTGAGCAGCCCCACACCCTTGCCCCCAGCACACTcccagcctgtcagcctgtctgccctGCCACCACTCCCCCAGCAGTCCAGAGGAAGCATGGCCATTTTCGCCACCAGACAGGCAGTGCCCATGTGAGCctgccttcctttcttccttagCTACCTAGCCTAGCTAGCATACCTACTTTAATGTGGATGTGAAACTTTTACAGGGTGTCATTTTGTAACAAATACAAGGTCCTATATTTTGGTGTCCTCCTACCTTAGTagtatctgtccctccctcctaccccaggctcctcccctcctcctccatctccctggggCTCCAGCTGCAGGCCTCGGGAGGATATGACACgtgtggacaggaagtgaggcgcCTGGTGCCACGGGGCTGGAGCAAAGTTGATCTGTTTGACAAACACAACCGTGTGCTCAGCGGGAGGTGGAAGGTTCTGGTCCGCGTACTACCGGTCCGACCCGGTCTAACCTCAAGAGAGATCAATACTATCCCTCAGGTGACAGTAGAGAAGGGCCCGCTTTCAGTACAGAAACTCGGCTCTTTTTGTCAGTCCGGATCGTTTCAATACACTCACCCTCTTTCGTCTTACCTTCCTTGTTGTCATAGCATTGCTGTGTGACATCTGTACAGCACCACACTCACATTTGACCTCAGCGTTGCACATAAAGCTGATTGCATGAACTGCTTGGATGGGACTGTTATGTGATGGCTGAAAGTAAAAACTGCACACGTTGGTGCCCCACCCCTCTTTCAGTCTCCACTGTATGttgcccccacctccacccccaccccacgtcCCTCCTGTAGCTGGACCGTGCAGAACTGTACCTCAGGGTCGTAAATGCCAGAGATGCAGACTCCCAGAGCTGTGAGGTCATCAGTCTCAGCTCCATGGGTCTCTACAGATACCCCCCTCTGGTAGGGACTCCccaccgcacgcacacacatacaggggtGTTCATGGGGTTGTAATTTTGAAATAATTTCTCTatacctctcttcctttctccctccatcactatcCCTTCAACCGTCACCAGATTAGTGAAAGGAGCACACACCTCGATCCCTCCCAGAACCGGTACCAGGCTCGGGACCAGTGCCAGGCCCAACTGACAGCCTTCCCCCCCAGCTTTCAGCAAGGGGATCCTGGGGAGCCTGAAGACCCTACCCTGCTGTCCTATCTGCAGGACTGACAGAGCTGCAGTTCTTCACTAATGataatgatgaggatgatgagctGATCTGAGATTCTTGTCTAATAAAATGTCAATGATTTGTAAGGGTTATAATAAAAAAGTGTCCTATTATTTATACAACATCTCTGGATCCTACAGCATTTTTTTTCCCCAGCGCGCAACGGTGTGTGAAATCACGTGTCACCCAACCACCTGCCAGTCCTAATCAGTTCTTAATTAACTCCAAGCTTTGAGAAATCTCCGGCGGGTTGAAGTTGATTTAAAGTGTTCCGACTCGACTCTCCTTAATTGTGTCAAGCAACCTGCTGCGGCGTTTTTCAGTCATGGAATTACGTCCGTTCGCTTATTTTATATTAGGCCTACTTACGAGTTTGGGATATATACAAGGTAAAAGCCAATCTACTCTTTAACGTTCACGCCGCTGTATATTGCGGTTCGTTGCTGTTATCATAatcataaaaaatataaatcaaagcttgtgtgtgtctgcacatgcAGGTAAAAGTTGTGGACCAAACCGATGGCAGTGTGATGATGGATCGTGCGTGCCTCCGGAATGGAGGTGTGACGGGGATGGAGACTGTTTGGACGGCTCGGATGAGATGAACTGCGGTGGGTTTCGGTGGCagttacaatgtttttttttcttcacattaCGATGTCATCCGAAGGTTCTCTGATAGAAAACGTGTGGATTTGCAATCCAGTATGGTTCTCAATACAGATTCATGAAGGATATAGCTATTGTAGATTTGTCTGCCTTTTCCTCCTTGTCCCTAGAGTGTCTGCACGGCCAGTTTTTTTGCGCGGGCTctcgggtgtgtgtgagtgagtcagCGCGGTGTGATGGTCAGCAACAGTGTGCCGACGGTTCCGATGAGTTGAACTGCACCGTCAGTCTGGCCCAGCACCAAAACCAGGAGCCAGGGTGTCTAGAAGGAGACTGGACCTGCAAGAACAAGATATGCATCCCCAAGGAGCTCAGCTGTAACGGGGCCAACGACTGCATGGACAATTCTGACGAAACGGACTGTGGTGAGCGCTGGGGTAATCTACAGGTTTGGGGGTCATCTTTGTGAgctgggaaacatctaaaacacgcagggcagggggaggaccaggattgagaaccacttgCTTTAGACATGGATCAAATACAATTGTTTGTGCAGGAAGCTGTGACCGGGCTAGTCTGCGTTGTCCTGGAGGGCTGTGTTACTCCACTCAGGAGAAGTGTGACGGCAAGGTCCAGTGTTCTGATGGCAGCGATGAACCTTCAACTTGTGGTAAAACTGACTCACATTTCATCCAGACAACTTCTATTCTgcataaaaaaacataaatgaTCTCTGCCTGTGGCTCAGCTTGTCTTCCCCGTAAATCAGTCCTGTGGTTGACCTGTGTTTGTGGTTCTTATGCAGGCCGAAGCTGCTCCATGTCTAACGGAGGCTGCAGCCACAGGTGTGTACCCCAGACCTGGGGAACCCTGTGCGTCTGCCCCCCCGGCTGGAAGCTGTCTGCTAACGGATCCGTCTGCCTGGGTAGCCTCAACTTGGACCAcaattataaatatatatttatttttaagacATACAAATAGTGTTTATTGAGCCCTGAAACTTCTCTTCCACCCTCCAACTCGTCTTGTTTACCGGTACCTGTTCTCCCTGGCTCAGATGTGGACGAGTGTTCCCAGGCCTACGGTCCCTGCAGCCACAGCTGTGTGAACACTGAGGGCTCGTACTACTGCCACTGCAGAGATGGCTTCCAGCAGCAGGGCAACACAAACTGCCTCCCCACAGGTGACTCGGCCTGACTCAAGTCTAACTCTGAACCAAGGACACGGGCTAGTCCTGCTGGAGCCTTACAGCCTCAGGGTTGTTGCTTATTAACCTGACTGTTAGTCTGACCACTTTACGGCCCAGAACACAAGCTAGTCCTGTTTTAGCACAGGTGACTTGAACTTTGGTAACCAGGAGGGAACTATCATTTTGACACTAACCAGATGGACTACAGCAATACATCTTGTTCTAGCCTAGCTACCTGCCTGGAGCACAGTATTCCCCAAGTTAAAGATTTCCCCGTCAGCAGCAGGCTAGattagtttttttcttcttatgcCTGAATGTagacatccctccctctccccaggtgcAGATCCCATGCTGCTGACTGAGCTGAAGGGCACCTTGGGTCTTATCAACCTGAAGACACTGCAGTTTAAGGTGGTGCATAGCATGAGTGCTGACCCGATAACCCTGGCCTACGACCTGACCCGGAGGAGCCTCTATTGGGCTGACGACCAGGGCAACATCTACAAGCAAGGCAGCGTCCTATACAGCAGTCAGTTACCAATCCTGCTTGTAGCGTCCAGGCAAGGTGGTTTGGGATCACATGGCATTTCTTGGTATAATGGTGGATTTTATAGTAAAGGCTCATTGTGTTCACGTGGTTTGAAAAAGGGGATTGAGACAACATGCATGAAACACGTAAGTCACTTGATTCTTGCTTCAGTTTGACGCTCATCGGAGAGGTAACTGTGTGTATGGCTTTACCCCTTACATTCCTTAGCTTTCATTGTTTGGTAGTTACTGCACACAAGTCATTTTCTTTCAAGGTCAAACTGGAATCAAAAGTCTGGCATGTGATTGGCTATCTGGTCAACTGTACTGGACCAATCAAAAGTCCAAGTCCATCATACTCGGGGCACCTGATGGGAGTGGCTTTGCGACCATTCTCTCCAAGAATGTTGACCCACTGGATCTGGTGCTTCTACCTAGTGAGAGGTAGAGTCCTGATTCTGTTCACTCCTGGACGGGCTGCTGGTGTCTTCACCTATCCTCCCTGAAGTCCTCACGTTTtcttatgcccccccccccccccagctggatGTTCTGGGTGGACCAGGGAGCAGGTGAGCGGTTGACCCTGGAGCGTGCTGCGCTGGATGGGTCCAGCAGGATCTCCCTGGCGGTGCTGACTGGCCAGGCTCCACGGGGTCTGGCTCTGGACGTGGCTGCTCGCAAGCTCTACTGGATCAGCGACTTCAAGAAGGCGAGTGTGGCATCAACAATCCCTGACTGAAATAAAatgaataataattaaaaaaataccAATATTTAAGAATAAACTAGTGGTGTTGCGTACAAGTCGTGGTCATCACTGCGGCCTAGGTCTGCTAACGGGTTGTAACGCGAGTGGGGCATGGctgatcctcctctccctcccccacagtcCATCGAGACTGTGCAGGTCGACGGGAGCAGGCGTTACACGCTCCGAGACTTCTTCAGCCGTGGCCAGGCATCGGGCCTGGGGGCCTTTGCAGGCTGGCTCTACTGGGCAGACGAGAAGGGGCTGTGGAGGTCCCCCCAGGACCAACCCAAACGGAAGAGCTTCCTGCAAAGGGCGCCTCTGGCCACCCTGCTGATCTACCACCATCTGCAGCAGCCCAGTGGTAGGTGACCTGAACTGCACTTCCAACTGAAAATGCTGTCCTCCCAAGCACCCCTTGGTCTTGGCCACTTCTTATTGGTGGAGGGTACATCTGTCCTTATAGCATGTTGGTATGGCTTTGTGTTTTGGGATCCAGGCCgctctgtgtgtgggagaaCACCTTGCCAGCTGTGTCTTCCCTCCCAGGCCAACCCCACTGGCTTCACCTGCATGTGTTCTGATGAGAAACTCCTGCTGCCAGAAGGAACCTGTGATTGTATGTTCTAGAACATGTCCTCTGAATTCCATACTTCTGCTCTAGCGtatagattctgcaacattctCTGTACTGTCTCCCAGATCCTAGGTTTGTCTATGGCACATCCAGCCGCGTCTACGTCCTCGAGTTTAGAGGCACAGAGACGGTGAAAACGTTGATGTTCTCGACAGACCAGGACCTCCAGTCCTTTGACATAGACTGGTATCGGGGCTGGCTGTACTGGGCCAACAGTACCGGACACGTCAAACGTTTCAGCCTCACTGTGGACCAGACTGAAGAAGTCCCAACATTACAACCAGGTATTAACTTTACACCTCACCATCTCGACATGCTATTGGAAATGATGCGGCGTCCCGGAGGGTTTTGTGTATTTCAATCCCACGCTgtgccctctccttcctccagcttGTACAGTCAGGGTGGACCAGACAACTGGGAACGTCTTTTGGTTGTCATGCGACCAGCTCTGCATAGGGTTCACCCCCGTCTTCCTGAGCAAACCTCGGGAACTGTACCAAGCAGAAAGTGATGTCAGGGACATGTTTGTGGATTGGCTGAGGGGTGTGTTGTACTGGTTAGAGAAGGGCCATGTCAGTACCATGAATCTCACTGGAGGAGCCACCACAGAAGTGATGAAGATGGGAGATGGAGTCATTGGCAGCATGGCCCTGGACTTGAGGGCCAATAGTTTCCTGTGGAACTCTCAGGGGGAAGGTCAGTAGAGCTTAACTGTCCAATGGTGAAACTGTTTGCAAATAAGGATTACACAATCCCAAATCCCATATTTGATCCATTGTGGTGTGAAATGTTCTTCTAATAGAGCTCTTGGTGGCTTGTTTCCTCCTCCAGGCTTGACCTCTTTGAGCCTGGTCCAAGGGAAAGCTCACCTGGCAGGGAGCAGGTGGAACCCTTTAGGTTCCATCATGGCAGCCCTGGAACCCTTCATGGTGTCCTATTCTAAAGACAACATCACTCTGTGGAACCGGAAAGACGCCCGAAGAGTGTTGGATGTTTCCGTCGGCAGTGGGGTCATTGGGGTGGTCGCTTCAATGAAGAAGATACAGAAAGGTCGAGTTCACTGCTGAGGAGGGGCGTGGGGGTCATTCAATGGTTCCATCGTTGTCATGGTAACCAGTTTGTTGgtgtgtcttttttttttgtttgtttcttcctCAGTTGCCCCGACCAACCCACCATGCAGGAGTCCCTCAGTGACGTGTCCTGGTTCTTCACTCTGCATCTCCCAGACTCAGCTGTGTGACGGACGGAGGGACTGTCCTGATGGACACGATGAGGAGAACTGTGTCACATCTTGCCCCAACAGATGTGTGATGCGCTACCAAGTTGAACAATGATTGTAGAAATGCACTAGGTCTTCACATGCCTCTAACAAGAGTTTTGTGACATTTTTTTAATGTCTCTCCCAGCTGACTTCCGCTGTAAGGACCACAGGAAGTGTGTGGCCAGGAGCCTGGTGTGTGATGGACGCTCTCATTGCCATGATGGTTCAGACGAGGTGGGATGCCCCACCATCGCCGCCCCGACCTCCAAGGCAGCAGCCCAGCGGTGCCGACTAGGTGCCAAGCAGTGCCTGGATGGGAGGGGCTGTGTTCTGCACAGCcatgtgtgtgatggggagagagactgtcagGACGGCTCAGATGAGCAGGGCTGTGGTGAGAAGCTTGTTTCACCTGGTGGACGTTTTGAATGATTGGTTAACTTGCTGCTACTTCATTCAATGGGTCATCGACAAGGATAATTTGCCCTCAGAACTTTAGTTAGAGCAATCGTTCGTAAACTCTTTACTTAAAGATGGGAAGGAAAGTTGTTTGGTAGAAATACACCACTTTAGCTCGGTATCTGTCCCCTGTACCCTTAGCTTTTTCTGCTAACATTGCCTTCCAAAACCTTGGGGCTGCAACAGCACTGGAGGGCCTTCCAGAACTTGGAGGAAGTTACATAAACATGGACA of the Osmerus eperlanus chromosome 14, fOsmEpe2.1, whole genome shotgun sequence genome contains:
- the LOC134033567 gene encoding coiled-coil domain-containing protein 17-like, producing MEFCCSRCKMTFRSSLLLDKHKEKFCIGGEFIKTQEPETPLDMLERVRELQRRRQELRRRTEDTRRVEGGQGVKDRHTPEEKPHTGTLRPVPYRNTHSEPSGRAWGGLGSGLGGPDSRTRSEDHTAQLTQLTHQNPNLERQRRDMGQRQMEMSAHSRRVSELEKMLCELTLQEHRNTHLLETLLENLQQPSTQTLRGTVPSRHRYSRAHTPQEHPRHPPQEDPRHPPQALVAPGDTHTYVPVYGGAGLSAEISCLRLTYLQHGGCEVAILAQLQDMLDEALKLEGNQRIWPHTSQPQQRDRSKSRKPEPRRGPSLAGLSRRELWEVEEENRRLQEEILLAQLRRSRRPTRGLSDHHLSAMKMDLDLLKHEMEIQKMRRQMLTSKTPGSPLRFPPLVQVRSETPALQHLSLEASEDLDPAPYDPMAGLVVFYDCVLGLSPDFRVCRLEVSLSSGDQELSSPTPLPPAHSQPVSLSALPPLPQQSRGSMAIFATRQAVPMLLPSSSISLGLQLQASGGYDTCGQEVRRLVPRGWSKVDLFDKHNRVLSGRWKVLVRVLPVRPGLTSREINTIPQLDRAELYLRVVNARDADSQSCEVISLSSMGLYRYPPLISERSTHLDPSQNRYQARDQCQAQLTAFPPSFQQGDPGEPEDPTLLSYLQD
- the LOC134033875 gene encoding very low-density lipoprotein receptor-like, with the protein product MELRPFAYFILGLLTSLGYIQGKSCGPNRWQCDDGSCVPPEWRCDGDGDCLDGSDEMNCECLHGQFFCAGSRVCVSESARCDGQQQCADGSDELNCTVSLAQHQNQEPGCLEGDWTCKNKICIPKELSCNGANDCMDNSDETDCGSCDRASLRCPGGLCYSTQEKCDGKVQCSDGSDEPSTCGRSCSMSNGGCSHRCVPQTWGTLCVCPPGWKLSANGSVCLDVDECSQAYGPCSHSCVNTEGSYYCHCRDGFQQQGNTNCLPTGADPMLLTELKGTLGLINLKTLQFKVVHSMSADPITLAYDLTRRSLYWADDQGNIYKQGSVLYSSQTGIKSLACDWLSGQLYWTNQKSKSIILGAPDGSGFATILSKNVDPLDLVLLPSESWMFWVDQGAGERLTLERAALDGSSRISLAVLTGQAPRGLALDVAARKLYWISDFKKASSIETVQVDGSRRYTLRDFFSRGQASGLGAFAGWLYWADEKGLWRSPQDQPKRKSFLQRAPLATLLIYHHLQQPSGR